In the Syntrophus aciditrophicus SB genome, GGTTTTTGCCAGGGCCTTGAGTAGAATATTCTTTTCAAATTGATAGACTACATCATTAAAATCAATACCTTCCTCCGGTATCTGATATTCTTTGAAGGATTGGGTTTCTTTTTTAAACTGACGGATTTTTGAAGGAAGATCTTCAAGCTTTATTTCGCCGTCTTCCTTCATGACAACAAGCATTTCAATCAGATTTTCAAGCTCCCTGACATTACCCGGCCAGGGATAGTGCAACATGCAGGCAATGGCCTCAGGAGTGAAACGCGTGACCTCTTTCTTCTTGGACTGCGCGAATTTCTGCAGAAAGTGATTGGCTAAGATGGCAATGTCGGCACCACGTTCCCGAAGAGCAGGTAGATGAATAGGAATCACATTGATTCTGTAAAAGAGATCCTCCCGAAATCTTTTTTCTGTAACAGCCAGTTCAAGATTTTGATGGGTAGCGGCAATAATCCGGACATCGGCATTGATGGTTTTTACTCCGCCGATCCGTTCAAACTGCTTTTCCTGAATGACTCTCAAAACTTTTACTTGAAGAGCCGGGCTCATATCGCCGATTTCGTCAAGAAAGATGGATCCGCCCTGGGCCAGTTCAAATCTTCCCAATCTGTTGCGAATCGCTCCGGTAAAAGCGCCCTTTTCGTGGCCGAAAAGTTCGCTTTCCAGAAGGTCCTCAGGGATGGCTCCGCAGTTAACTGGAATTAAAGGAAAATTATTTCTGTTGCTGTTGAAGTGGATAGCTCGTGCTACGAGTTCCTTGCCTGTCCCGCTCTCACCATAGATGATCACCGTGCTGTCCGATTTGGCTACCTTTTCGATTGTATCAAAGATCGTTTTCATGCATTCACTGTAGCCGAGCATCTTGCCGAAATCGTATTGTTCCCGAAGATGATCCCGCAGAGTGACATTTTCTTCCTGCAGACTGGCGTAGGACAAGGCTCTGTTGACTGTCAATGTTACCAGATCATTCCTCATGGGTTTGGATATGTAATCAAAAGCGCCAAGCTTCATCGCTTCCACGGCCGAATCCACCGTCCCGTAACCGGTCATCATAATCACGATATTGTCGGGGTTCATGTCTTTGACAAATTTCAAAAGCTCCAAGCCATCGCCGTTGGGCATCTTCAGATCGGTAATGACAAGTTCGTATTTGTCTTCCACAAAGGCATCCATCGCTTTTCTGCCATTGTCGACGGCCTTGATCTCGTAACCTTCAGCGTTCAGCAGTTCGGTTAAATTACTTCTATTGAGATCATCATCTTCCGCAATCAATATCTTCTGATTTTTCATGGTGACTGTTCCGCTTTCCAAGCAACTTTCCAATGACAGGCTCTGGATGAAAAAGAATTCATGATTATTTTAAACAGACGATAGAAATTAAACCGCATCCGTCCGAAAAATTCGTTTAAAGTACAGAGGAAACAAACTGACCTGACCGGGCTCACCTTATAGGCCATATGCATTAAAATTACAACCCCTATTAGGCTGTTTGTCAAAACCATGACAGGTTGTCATGATTTTGGGTTTAAAGATGTTATTCGTTGTATAATTAAATAGTTAAAAATTATTCTCCTTTGCGGCAATCCCGATGCTCTCTTTGATTTTGAACTCTTCTCCTTCAGCAAATCAAATTTACTGCAAGAAATCCTTCATTCAAAAAGCAATATGAAGAAATCCGATAAACAGATTCCATCTGGCATGAGCATTGCGTTTCAACAAGTTTCAGTAACCGGACAGGGCATCTTGCCTCAGGCATATTTCCCCCCGGCGTTGCAGAACACACCCATGTATGTTTTTGGGGAAAGCATTTTGAGGAAATAAAATTCAGGAGGGGAAGAGTATGAAAAAACGTACGCTGGAATTCAAATTGGTAGCCGGAGGAATTTTGCTGGTCCTTATACCGCTTCTCGTGACCGGTATTTTTTCCACCTTGAGGTCGTCAAAAGCACTGGAAAGCACAGCGATGGGGCAATCA is a window encoding:
- a CDS encoding sigma-54-dependent transcriptional regulator, producing the protein MESGTVTMKNQKILIAEDDDLNRSNLTELLNAEGYEIKAVDNGRKAMDAFVEDKYELVITDLKMPNGDGLELLKFVKDMNPDNIVIMMTGYGTVDSAVEAMKLGAFDYISKPMRNDLVTLTVNRALSYASLQEENVTLRDHLREQYDFGKMLGYSECMKTIFDTIEKVAKSDSTVIIYGESGTGKELVARAIHFNSNRNNFPLIPVNCGAIPEDLLESELFGHEKGAFTGAIRNRLGRFELAQGGSIFLDEIGDMSPALQVKVLRVIQEKQFERIGGVKTINADVRIIAATHQNLELAVTEKRFREDLFYRINVIPIHLPALRERGADIAILANHFLQKFAQSKKKEVTRFTPEAIACMLHYPWPGNVRELENLIEMLVVMKEDGEIKLEDLPSKIRQFKKETQSFKEYQIPEEGIDFNDVVYQFEKNILLKALAKTNGVKNRAAKLLNLNRTTLVEKLKRLNISSES